One window from the genome of Vidua chalybeata isolate OUT-0048 chromosome 3, bVidCha1 merged haplotype, whole genome shotgun sequence encodes:
- the TP53BP2 gene encoding apoptosis-stimulating of p53 protein 2 encodes MRFGSKMMPMFLTVYLSNNEQHFTEVPVTPETTCRDVVELCKEPGESECHLAEVWCGSERPIADNERMLDILQRFGMQRGEVRFFLRHERSPCREAGIGQRSQDPAFKRNGVKVPGDRRIENGVSAPRMDMTLAELQDMASRQQQQIEAQQQMLANKEQRLKFLKQQDQRQQQQAAEQEKLKRLKEIAENQEAKLKKVRALKGHVEQKRLSNGKLVEEIEQMNSLFQQKQRELVLAVSKVEELTRQLEMLKNGRIDGYHDNQSAVAELDRLYKELQLRNKLNQEQNAKLQQQRECLNKRNLEVAVMDKRVNELRERLWKKKAALQQKENVPVSSDGNLPQPVASAPSRVAAVGPYIQSSTMPRIASRPELLVKPAFSDGTQALQVPDGPLKTQTLPNMRAGNSSQAKAPAGSVIPNAKPSPSAPEWSSSNTDNHINQGSALTSGKGIVTSEGQAEGETFLRDREKKVRPFSMFDSVDQSAGLGTLRKNQSSEDLLREAQTTNKNVTKVPPPVPTKPKQINLPYFGQASHLQPADTKLDGNLQKLPLAIAAAGNKQKPVAQQPSHPSQQIQQRISVPPAGSSSSQDQILPSSKQESPPAAAVRPFTPQPSKETSLPPFRKPQTVAASSIYSMYTQQQTPGKNFQQAVQSALTRTQTRGPHFPSVYGKPVMAGAGVQNQLLQTENIYSNLQGKPGSPEPEMETAASAHENHEPERIPRPLSPTKLLPFLSNPYRNQSDADLEALRKKLSNAPRPLKKRSSITEPEGPNGPNIQKLLYQRTTLAAMETISAPSHPSKQTASAASPESPVEIPNPYLSTESEKEMAASMPEAAIAEETESTAAEQSEAPLPPVPLDPVPEAVSDSDELMQPKPEEPNLEAPLPLEVYMEEYPPYPPPPYPSGEPESLGEDSFNMRPPEVTGQFSLPPGKRTNLRKTGSERIGHGMRVKFNPLALLLDSSLEGEFDLVQRIIYEVEDPSMPNDEGITALHNAVCAGHTEIVKFLVQFGVNVNAADSDGWTPLHCAASCNNVQVCKFLVESGAAVFAMTYSDMQTAADKCEEMEEGYTQCSQFLYGVQEKMGIMNKGVIYGLWDYEAQNDDELSMKEGDCMTILRREDEEEIEWWWARLNDKEGYVPRNLLGLYPRIKPRQRSLA; translated from the exons ATGTTTCTGACCGTGTACCTCAGTAACAACGAGCAGCACTTCACTGAGGTGCCTGTCACCCCCGAGACAACCTGCAGAGATGTGGTGGAGCTGTGCAAGGAGCCTGGGGAGAGCGAGTGCCACCTGGCTGAGGTGTGGTGTGGCTCAG agcGTCCCATAGCCGATAATGAACGGATGCTGGATATTCTGCAGAGGTTTGGAATGCAGAGGGGCGAGGTGCGTTTCTTTCTCCGCCATGAACGCTCTCCCTGCCGGGAAGCTG GGATTGGACAAAGGTCTCAAGACCCAGCCTTCAAAAGAAACGGTGTGAAAGTGCCTGGTGATCGAAGAATAGAGAATGGG GTAAGTGCACCAAGGATGGATATGACACTGGCTGAACTTCAGGATATGGCGTCACGCCAGCAGCAACAAATTGAGGCTCAACAACAAATGCTGGCTAACAAG GAGCAGCGCCTGAAATTCCTGAAGCAGCAAGATCAGCGACAGCAACAGCAAGCAGCTGAACAGGAAAAACTGAAGAGATTAAAGGAAATTGCTGAGAATCAAGAAGCCAAACTTAAGAAAGTGAGAGCATTGAAAGGTCATGTGGAGCAAAAAAGACTCAGCAATGGGAAATTAG TGGAGGAGATTGAACAGATgaacagcctgttccagcaAAAGCAGCGCgagctggtgctggcagtgtCAAAAGTGGAGGAGCTCACCAGGCAACTGGAGATGCTGAAGAACGGCCGGATTGATGGTTACCACGACAACCAGTCGGCTGTAGCTGAGCTCGACCGCCTCTACAAGGAGCTGCAG TTGAGGAACAAACTGAACCAGGAGCAGAATGCCAAGCTGCAGCAACAGAGGGAGTGTTTGAACAAGCGCAACTTGGAGGTGGCAGTCATGGATAAGCGTGTTAATGAGCTGCGCGAGCGGCTGTGGAAgaaaaaggcagctctgcaaCAGAAAGAGAATGTACCA gttTCTTCAGATGGCAATTTACCACAGCCGGTGGCTTCTGCTCCAAGCCGAGTCGCAGCAGTAGGTCCTTATATCCAGTCCTCTACTATGCCACGTATTGCTTCCAGACCTGAGCTTTTGGTGAAGCCAGCATTTTCAGATGGGACACAAGCTTTGCAGGTACCTGATGGGccactgaaaacacaaacactGCCCAATATGAGAGCTGGGAACAGTTCACAAGCTAAAGCTCCTGCAG GTTCTGTGATCCCCAATGCAAAACCTTCCCCATCTGCCCCTGAGTGGAGTAGTTCAAATACAGACAATCATATCAATCAAGGATCAGCCTTGACTTCAGGAAAAGGAATTGTGACAAGTGAAGGACAAG CTGAAGGAGAAACTTTTTTACgagacagagagaagaaggTGCGTCCATTCTCCATGTTTGACTCTGTGGACCagtctgctgggctgggcacgcTGAGGAAGAACCAGAGCAGCGAGGATCTCCTGCGGGAAGCACAG acaACCAATAAAAATGTAACCAAGGTGCCACCACCTGTCCCCACTAAACCAAAACAGATAAACTTGCCTTACTTTGGTCAAGCCAGTCACCTGCAACCTGCTGATACAAAGCTGGATGGAAACCTGCAGAAGCTGCCTTTGGCTATTGCAGCTGCGGGGAACAAGCAAAAACCAGTGGCACAGCAGCCTTCTCATCCTTCTCAGCAGATACAGCAAAGAATTTCAGTACCTCCTGCAGGTTCTTCCTCTAGCCAGGATCAAATTCTTCCTTCCTCCAAACAGGAGagtcccccagcagcagctgtgagacCTTTTACTCCTCAGCCATCCAAAGAGACTTCACTGCCACCATTTCGAAAGCCTCAGACTGTGGCTGCAAGTTCCATTTACAGCATGTACACCCAGCAGCAGACTCCTGGGAAGAACTTCCAGCAGGCAGTGCAGAGTGCTTTGACAAGGACACAGACCAGAGGACCACACTTCCCAAGTG TGTATGGCAAGCCTGTGATGGCGGGAGCTGGGGTACAGAATCAGCTTCTGCAGACTGAGAACATCTACTCCAACCTCCAGGGCAAGCCAGGCAGCCCAGAGCCTGAGATGGaaacagcagcctctgctcatGAGAACCACGAACCAGAGCGGATACCCCGTCCCCTGAGCCCCACcaagctgctgcctttcctgtCCAACCCCTACCGCAACCAGAGCGACGCCGACCTGGAGGCGCTGCGGAAGAAGCTGTCCAATGCGCCCAGACCGCTGAAGAAACGCAGCTCTATTACTGAGCCAGAGGGGCCTAATGGCCCCAACATTCAGAAGCTGCTGTATCAGAGGACCACTCTGGCTGCAATGGAGACTATCTCAGCTCCCTCGCATCCCTCCAAACAGACAGCATCAGCTGCCAGTCCTGAAAGCCCAgtggaaatcccaaatccttaTCTAAGCACAgagtcagaaaaagaaatggctGCTTCCATGCCAGAAGCAGCTATTGCTGAGGAGacagaaagcacagcagcagagcagagtgaagCTCCTCTTCCCCCTGTACCTTTGGACCCTGTACCTGAAGCTGTGTCGGACAGTGATGAACTCATGCAGCCCAAACCAGAAGAGCCAAACCTAGAAGCTCCACTGCCACTGGAGGTGTACATGGAAGAATATCCTCCGTACCCACCACCTCCCTATCCATCAGGGGAACCAGAGAGTTTGGGAGAGGATTCATTCAATATGAGGCCTCCTGAAGTTactggacagttttccttgcCTCCT GGGAAGAGGACGAATTTGCGTAAGACCGGCTCCGAAAGGATTGGCCACGGAATGAGAGTGAAATTCAATCCCTTGGCATTGCTTCTGGATTCATCTTTGGAGGGAGAGTTTGACCTTGTGCAGAGAATAATTTATGAG GTGGAAGATCCTAGCATGCCCAATGATGAAGGAATTACTGCTCTGCACAACGCTGTGTGTGCCGGGCACACGGAAATTGTGAAGTTCCTGGTGCAGTTTGGGGTGAACGTGAACGCTGCAGACAGCGATGGATG GACCCCTCTGCACTGTGCAGCATCCTGCAATAACGTGCAGGTGTGCAAGTTCCTGGTGGAGTCGGGGGCTGCGGTCTTTGCCATGACCTACAGCGACATGCAGACGGCTGCGGACAAGTGCGAGGAGATGGAGGAAGGCTACAcacagtgctcccagttcctgTATG